The genomic segment CATTTTTGAAGTTGGCGGTGGTGTTTTCTATTTTGCGAAACGCGCTGGGCATTCAGCAAGTGCCGCCCAATCTGGCGCTGAATGGTCTGGCTTTGGTTCTGTCTATCTTTATCATGGGACCCACGCTACTTGAGGTCAAAGCGCGTTGGCAGCCAAAAGTCGAGGAGGGTGCTCCCGCCTGGATGGCGGCTGGATGGGATAGCCAGGCTCTGACACCCTACCGTCAGTTTCTGGAAAAAAACAGCGACGAAAATCAGATCCTCTATTTTCGCGGCGTAATCGCCAAAAACTGGCCACCGGAAGCGCGGAGATATATCCGACCGAATTCGCTTATCATTCTTCTTCCGGCCTTCACTGTCAGCCAGTTGTCCCAGGCATTTCGTATTGGGTTACTCATCTATTTACCCTTCCTGGCAATAGATTTACTGGTATCCAACATTCTTCTGGCAATGGGCATGATGATGGTATCCCCGATGACCATCTCTTTACCGTTTAAAATTCTCATCTTTTTGATGGCCGGGGGATGGGACCTGATTCTCTCCCAGCTCATGCAGAGTTTCTCATGAACAATGCTGTACTTGCGCATCTGGTCACCGAGTTATTGTGGTTGGTCTTGATCACATCACTCCCGGTGGTCGTCATCGCCTCACTGGTCGGGATTGCGGTAAGTTTGATACAGGCACTTACCCAGGTTCAGGATCAAACCTTGCAATTCCTCATCAAGTTACTGGCGGTGGCGCTGACGCTGATGGCGACCTATCACTGGATGGGCGGACTGCTTATTGGTTATGCCTCTCAGGTTTTCCAGCAGACGGGGGCACGCTGATGAGCGGCGCAGTTCACGAACTGCTTGCAACGCTGACCCTGGCCTTAATGAGACCTTTAGGCGTTTCGCTGTTATTTCCGATACTGCAGGTTGGAAATCTCGGGTCGCAATTTATTCGTAACGGCGTGCTGATGGCACTGGCCATCCCCGTGCTGCCGTTAGCGCACGATCGGGTGCTGCAGGACGGCGAACGCTGGATGGCGCTCATCCCTGAAGAGCTGCTGCTGGGGCTGATTCTGGGTTTTATTGTCGCCATCCCCTTCTGGGCGGTTGATATGGCCGGTTTTATGATAGACACCCTGCGCGGGGCGACGATGAGCACGGTCTTTAATCCGACAATGGCCGCTCAGTCGTCTATTTTTGGCATGTTGTTCAATCAGCTCCTGTGCGCCTTTTTTTTCCTGAGCGAGGGCGTCACACTCTTTCTTTCGGTGATTTATGACTCCTACCGCCTTTTAC from the unidentified bacterial endosymbiont genome contains:
- the sctR gene encoding type III secretion system export apparatus subunit SctR gives rise to the protein MLLPDSPWQLIALLFLLSLLPLFMVMGTSFLKLAVVFSILRNALGIQQVPPNLALNGLALVLSIFIMGPTLLEVKARWQPKVEEGAPAWMAAGWDSQALTPYRQFLEKNSDENQILYFRGVIAKNWPPEARRYIRPNSLIILLPAFTVSQLSQAFRIGLLIYLPFLAIDLLVSNILLAMGMMMVSPMTISLPFKILIFLMAGGWDLILSQLMQSFS
- a CDS encoding EscS/YscS/HrcS family type III secretion system export apparatus protein; translation: MNNAVLAHLVTELLWLVLITSLPVVVIASLVGIAVSLIQALTQVQDQTLQFLIKLLAVALTLMATYHWMGGLLIGYASQVFQQTGAR
- a CDS encoding EscT/YscT/HrcT family type III secretion system export apparatus protein, translating into MSGAVHELLATLTLALMRPLGVSLLFPILQVGNLGSQFIRNGVLMALAIPVLPLAHDRVLQDGERWMALIPEELLLGLILGFIVAIPFWAVDMAGFMIDTLRGATMSTVFNPTMAAQSSIFGMLFNQLLCAFFFLSEGVTLFLSVIYDSYRLLPPGKGLTFGPALFELIQIEWQLLYRLCLGFSLPVVVVLVLVDLAMGLLNRSAKQLNVFFLAMPIKSALALLLLLLSLPLALDHHQREIKAMYQRLGEWIAQHE